TGGAGTCTGTGCAGGTCAAGTGGGAACACTTCCAGACATGGACCGACTTTTCCCGACTACACCTTTCCAACAAGCTGGCCATTTTCGGCGTCGGTTACAACACACGCTGGCGTGAGGACATCCGCTACCACTATGCCGAGATCAGCTCTCAGGTCCCACTGGGCAAGCGGCTGCGAGAGTACTTTAACCCGGAGAAGGCTGAGGGCCGTGTCATCATGACCAAAGTGCAGAAGATGAACTGGAAGAATGTGTATTACAAGTTCCTTGACATTACTATTAGTGAGGCACGCTGCCTGGAGCTGCACATGGAGGTCGACTGGATCCCCATAGCCCAGTCTAGAGTGGCGGGCTGTAGCAACGGGACTTCCCAGTACCTGCTGCCAGGGGGCATCCCCAAGACTTACGGCCTGTACACCATAGGATACGAGGAGGTGGCGGCTAAGTCGGACTACACAGGGGATGATGAGGCCCCAACTTCTCCGTTGCAGCTCCAAGACTCTGACCAGAGCTTGCCTCTCTCCGGGTCATCGGGCTCTGGTGGGTCCGGCTCTGAAAGTGCGTTGGGGCTGGGGGTGCGTGTGGGTAACGGAGAGAGGACAGGGGCCAAAGTGACCTACTGCTACCTCGGCATTGCGGAGGACAGGACCCTACAGCAGTGCCTGTTCCAGCACTTTCAGAGCTCAGGCAAACACTACAGCCGCAAGGAGCCCTCCGCCATCACACGCTTCCTCCAGGGGAACTGCGGTGGCACCGGGCAGCAGGCCAGGGAAGAGGGCCTCTCCTTGGGCCCTGAACGCTCAGCCATCTACATCAAATTCATTGAAGTGGAGCTTGATTTCCTTTCTGCTGGCTCCTTAGTGGAGTGTCTCGAAATTGCAGTTGGTTACTCTTTAAAGTACAACAAAGAGACGTTGTAACGCATGTTGTTTTAACTTCCGTTAACTGAAGGATGACCACAAGTATTGAGAGCCAGAGGGACATGCAGTATATCTTTCCCCTAATTTAATCGCAGAGCTGAGtttaaatactatttgaaatgatttaaaATACTTGAGCAAGGTTTCATCAAGCTTGTCTGGGTCAATGCAACCAAAAGAATAGGAAACTGCAATCCCCACCTCTTTTAACTGCCAGGCAGGCTGAAgcaaacacaaatatttaaaatatttcaaaaggtCTTTGAACCAGGTCTGCAGTTTTTCTGTCTTATCAGGGAACATGAGCGGGAATGGTCAGTGTTGGATGCATTTCCCTACCTCAAGGATATAGCAGTGGATATATATTTATCACAAGATGGTATGTGCGCTTGTTTAAAAACTGCCTTTACATTTCTTTGAATTTGGATGTCTATTGTCAGGTCTAAAGTGCCAGAAAAAGATCCTGGGGTGAAGATAATGTGTGGAACGTGAAACAGTTAAAAAGACAAGGGaaatatgaatataaaatattgaatttatctctatatagaaatatatatttaagaatATATATTGATGTTGTCAAGCATTCCAGCATTTGCGAACATATGACATTCAAAGAAGTCTGTTAATGTtttggtatatatatattttttattggttaACACGGTGTCTTTGCGTATTTTTGTTTCCTGGTCACAGTCTTGTATGTTTAcatgttttgaaaaaacaatAAACGGGGGGCACTGACCATCATTTGCCACTTACTGAATAGTTTCAGTGTACTCGTTGGTTAGAGCGGAATGTAttattagttttatttttttactttaagaGGATCACTGTAACGGCAGGCTTCTTTCTGTGGGTCCTATTCTGATCAACCTTTTTGGTAGGACTGTTAATGTTTCATGCACCACTTTGatcaccagatggcagcagataGCTATAACTTAAAGCTACAGTCAGCATTTATTTTTGCCCAATCTGACTGATTCTGAGCtacacaaaagtaaacataACTTGTTTTAAAGTTGTAAGACCTTTCTGTACACATTCAGACCTTGAATATGATATTTCAATCAGGTATTAAGTTGGGCTGAAGACTGTAGAAATGAAGCGTGACTACAGATATCATATTCCACCATTAACAACATATCCTTCATAATTCCAGCATCTGTCACATTAAATGTAACCACTGTCAATGGTGACCGTCAGTAGGCCTTAATAACAACATACctgctatttatttttatacCTTCAGTTGGTATAGCCTACATATTGTAGACTATACCAGCTGCTTCGTCTGTCCATTTATAATTCAGGTAAGGTTCAGATGGAGTCCTCCATTTTCGAACTACAGGGCTCTAAGGGCAGTAATACTTCTTTAATACTTAGTTACTTTTCTCTAATCCAATGCTTTGAAATAATACAGCGATTATAGGGTTAAAGTGGAGGCTGTAAGTTATATTTTGATGAATCTGAGAAAATCAATCGCATTTTGTTCATTGTACCTCCTTTTCAGTGTGCCTAAAGTATTAGGCCCATTGGTTTCGTAGCTGTTCCTTATTCAGATGTGTCAGTTtaagtgtttgtttgcatctTTAGTGCCTAATAGAGCTGTTGATGTCTAGTGTTTATTATTGGCTTTGCATTTGGAGATTCCTGCTGGTGTCCAACAACATAAGGACCCAGGAAGTTTCAATACAAGTCAAGCCTCATGAAGCAGATGTATGAGAATTAACTGATCAAACATGAAATCATTAGATTTTCCAAATGTGAACACATATGTATAGACAAATGTAAGATACGAAAAATCTACTAAAAACAGTGTGTGTAGATTGTTTATTGCCTTCGATATTTCCATCATTGTTATGTCAAGAATGATACTCAACCTTTCAGGAACACCCAAACACTCTTGGAAAGCCACTCTATAGTGTCACTGGCATTACTATAGAGGGGGCTTTTACCTAAAAGGGCTTGTAAATAAGATGGTACCAGTAAGTCTGACATCGTATATATGTAAGGACTGACAGTTTACCGTAGAATAAAGGTCACGATTTGCTGAAGGGGTGTAGGTTACACTTTCTGGCAGCTAGCATAAAGACTACATTGTCATTGCTGTGGATTGGCAGGATAGTCATTTTAACAAGGGCATACTTAACTGTGATTGAAAGATGGCATGTTGCAGAATAAGGTACTGATTCTATATCTAACTT
This genomic window from Esox lucius isolate fEsoLuc1 chromosome 7, fEsoLuc1.pri, whole genome shotgun sequence contains:
- the LOC105024206 gene encoding myb/SANT-like DNA-binding domain-containing protein 2 isoform X2 — encoded protein: MAAPSNAGYSPEISTPLKIPKTEVPSPESGDLSDSNQYHSNPSTPNRFSPLNVGLSISGSAGRSGSACASNSFTACRGMSWTPSETNALIAVWGNERLTEARMQQLEVAGTVFSGKAPGPAMYERVSRALAELGYERTPSQCRERMKVIGDRTLRRCYSRVKEHGIGKRKSSYSIEQLEKVFGQGGWDSQTCAPVLINSSGLYQEMESDGSTMEDFSQEDWCNQVLASAFQEGEMETEETQPVKNARVLQLQPEPSKKQEVMQNVVRILESVQVKWEHFQTWTDFSRLHLSNKLAIFGVGYNTRWREDIRYHYAEISSQVPLGKRLREYFNPEKAEGRVIMTKVQKMNWKNVYYKFLDITISEARCLELHMEVDWIPIAQSRVAGCSNGTSQYLLPGGIPKTYGLYTIGYEEVAAKSDYTGDDEAPTSPLQLQDSDQSLPLSGSSGSGGSGSESALGLGVRVGNGERTGAKVTYCYLGIAEDRTLQQCLFQHFQSSGKHYSRKEPSAITRFLQGNCGGTGQQAREEGLSLGPERSAIYIKFIEVELDFLSAGSLVECLEIAVGYSLKYNKETL
- the LOC105024206 gene encoding myb/SANT-like DNA-binding domain-containing protein 2 isoform X3 → MAAPSNAGYSPEISTPLKIPKTEVPSPESGDLSDSNQYHSNPSTPNRFSPLNVGLSISGSAGRSGSACASNSFTACRGMSWTPSETNALIAVWGNERLTEARMQQLEVAGTVFSGKAPGPAMYERVSRALAELGYERTPSQCRERMKTLRRCYSRVKEHGIGKRKSSYSIEQLEKVFGQGGWDSQTCAPVLINSSGLYQEMESDGSTMEDFSQEDWCNQVLASAFQEGEMETEETQPVKNARVLQLQPEPSKQVQKQEVMQNVVRILESVQVKWEHFQTWTDFSRLHLSNKLAIFGVGYNTRWREDIRYHYAEISSQVPLGKRLREYFNPEKAEGRVIMTKVQKMNWKNVYYKFLDITISEARCLELHMEVDWIPIAQSRVAGCSNGTSQYLLPGGIPKTYGLYTIGYEEVAAKSDYTGDDEAPTSPLQLQDSDQSLPLSGSSGSGGSGSESALGLGVRVGNGERTGAKVTYCYLGIAEDRTLQQCLFQHFQSSGKHYSRKEPSAITRFLQGNCGGTGQQAREEGLSLGPERSAIYIKFIEVELDFLSAGSLVECLEIAVGYSLKYNKETL
- the LOC105024206 gene encoding myb/SANT-like DNA-binding domain-containing protein 2 isoform X1 gives rise to the protein MAAPSNAGYSPEISTPLKIPKTEVPSPESGDLSDSNQYHSNPSTPNRFSPLNVGLSISGSAGRSGSACASNSFTACRGMSWTPSETNALIAVWGNERLTEARMQQLEVAGTVFSGKAPGPAMYERVSRALAELGYERTPSQCRERMKVIGDRTLRRCYSRVKEHGIGKRKSSYSIEQLEKVFGQGGWDSQTCAPVLINSSGLYQEMESDGSTMEDFSQEDWCNQVLASAFQEGEMETEETQPVKNARVLQLQPEPSKQVQKQEVMQNVVRILESVQVKWEHFQTWTDFSRLHLSNKLAIFGVGYNTRWREDIRYHYAEISSQVPLGKRLREYFNPEKAEGRVIMTKVQKMNWKNVYYKFLDITISEARCLELHMEVDWIPIAQSRVAGCSNGTSQYLLPGGIPKTYGLYTIGYEEVAAKSDYTGDDEAPTSPLQLQDSDQSLPLSGSSGSGGSGSESALGLGVRVGNGERTGAKVTYCYLGIAEDRTLQQCLFQHFQSSGKHYSRKEPSAITRFLQGNCGGTGQQAREEGLSLGPERSAIYIKFIEVELDFLSAGSLVECLEIAVGYSLKYNKETL